A genomic region of Oncorhynchus mykiss isolate Arlee chromosome 16, USDA_OmykA_1.1, whole genome shotgun sequence contains the following coding sequences:
- the LOC110492475 gene encoding coiled-coil domain-containing protein 71, giving the protein MLQITEQMVYAMNCKEATEKVVQSWSRFNSAGQTTLLETLKAFSPMSKDLFDTEKELATFIEGLKDEGHKPTVLKSKDVYGYRSCTAVLRPVIKTQSTLDIAVSKVQKPGKKKGRKPHGKKTEINYSLLSAAAKVVLKNQPTIILTNLSKESLKQTVLSQPPTLAVVPVQMQSYIRLTNITGPSTGHTARLQFHTGVWSGEVTVPNSHRPLSLTGTQVQPSEGTGNLAKSVTLRRVNFLPCPVNIIGVPAILQNDRVLKECNGMPCWRDQKRKRTDEAEDKLCVKRPRNEVWLVKEQSEDLRLSENNLRFKVIKVDDSITDEEVRRKAQKILQVNLSPVIEIQPLIAYPM; this is encoded by the coding sequence ATGCTACAGATTACAGAACAGATGGTATATGCCATGAATTGTAAGGAAGCCACAGAGAAGGTTGTCCAGTCATGGTCACGTTTCAACTCCGCTGGCCAAACTACTCTACTGGAGACTCTGAAAGCATTCAGTCCTATGTCAAAAGACCTTTTCGATACTGAGAAAGAACTGGCCACTTTTATTGAGGGACTCAAAGATGAAGGTCACAAGCCTACTGTACTTAAAAGCAAAGATGTTTATGGTTACAGGTCTTGTACTGCAGTACTGAGGCCTGTAATAAAGACACAAAGCACACTGGACATTGCTGTCTCAAAGGTTCAAAAGCCTGGCAAAAAGAAGGGTAGAAAACCCCATGGCAAGAAGACTGAAATCAACTATTCTTTGTTAAGTGCAGCAGCAAAAGTTGTCCTGAAGAATCAACCCACAATTATTTTGACAAATCTGTCAAAGGAGTCTCTCAAACAGACTGTCCTCTCTCAACCACCGACCTTGGCTGTTGTGCCTGTTCAGATGCAGTCATACATAAGACTGACCAACATCACTGGACCCTCTACAGGCCACACAGCGAGACTGCAGTTCCACACAGGTGTATGGTCAGGAGAGGTGACTGTGCCCAACTCTCATCGACCACTATCTCTAACAGGTACCCAAGTACAGCCTTCGGAAGGTACCGGAAACTTAGCAAAATCTGTCACTTTGAGGAGAGTGAACTTTTTGCCCTGCCCAGTCAATATCATCGGAGTGCCTGCCATACTGCAAAACGACCGGGTTTTGAAGGAATGCAACGGAATGCCTTGCTGGAGGGACCAGAAAAGGAAAAGGACTGACGAGGCTGAAGACAAACTCTGTGTGAAGAGGCCCAGAAATGAGGTCTGGCTGGTCAAAGAGCAGTCTGAAGACCTTAGACTGAGTGAGAACAACCTGAGGTTCAAGGTGATCAAGGTTGATGACTCGATCACcgatgaggaggtgaggaggaaagCCCAGAAGATACTGCAAGTTAATCTGTCACCGGTCATAGAGATTCAACCACTTATTGCCTACCCAATGTGA